The stretch of DNA TTGTCGCATTCCTAATTCTTGCCCAAACCTCAGACTCTTAGCtcagaaattttagaaaagtcaCTTTCAGCACGCTGCCCTCACAAGTACCAGGGAAATGAGCGAGGGGTGTTTTGAATTATGCAGAAAGACTACAACTGTCAAAAATGTACACACAGAACAGTTTAGGTTGGGAGACCCAAGGTAAAATGCCGCCTGCCTTACCTCTCTCATCTAACACCTGGTGGCCTATAATGGGCTTGGGCCATGAATATAGAACCCGAAAATAGAGTGGATGCTTGCTGAATGTGTTGGGGCCCAGTTTGGTGAGGGCTTGGTATGTGGGTTAAGAAGGTAGAACTAGTACCTGTGGAAAGTGGGTACAGGGAACACCCTAGGAGAAGCAGGACTGCATGATGCAAACATACTGATATATTTTCAACAATGACAATGACTGTCCCCACCCACCGAGAGCTCTGAGAGAGTAACCACTAGGGACCAGTCCCCAAACACAGGGGGTGTTGCTTCAGGACCAAGGACAGGGCACAAGTCCTAGCCTTCATGCCCTTGCCCCAGAAACCCGGGGCTCTGCGTTCTTGCTGAGTGtgcaggaaggggaagaggaaggagcacACTAAGGGTTTACACTATGAGGAttcccctcctccatcaatcagcCTCCTCACTGACTCTTTTTGCCGTTCTACTCTGGCAGCTTTAGTCTTCCCCAGGATGTTGCTGCAGTCACTTCCCAGAATCCTAAATGACTTTCTCTCACCTCTGAACTGCCAACAGTACAGGGCTCTTCAGACCTGGTACCATGACACCCAGTGAGGACACCATCTAACTTCTCTAAGTCGTAGGCCACCCCACCAGGGGAGCAGAATGAATCTAAAGGACATACCCTCAGGGAAGCTAATGGCCTCCCCCAGAATACGGAGTAATAGAGGAGACTGTTTCTTAATATAAGGAAAGAACAATGTTGCGCATAAATTCAAAAAATGCAAAGGTGTGCAAAAAAGGTATAACGCTGAAAATTCTCAATGAAGCCTCCTCTAAGGAGGAAAACCACTGGACTAATTTTTTGTATATCCTTCCAGAGAGGGGTGGAGCATACACAAACATTTGCTCACGGTCACATATAAGCAACTGTCCCCTACTTGGCAGCTGGAATTTGAAACTAGAGCTGCGTACCTCCAAAGATTACGGCCATTTCATCAGACCCACAGTCTCAGACAGCAGAATTGGGAAGGGAATTAACAGTTTTCACAACCAACACACAGCTTTAACTTCAGGACTGTGTCTGGCTAAGACTTAGGGGTCAGAATAAAGTTCCAGATGTGAACTGATGTTCCCAAATATGCCTTTACTTCACAGGGTCTTCGGTGAGTCCTCTGAAAATATGAGTGTTAGATGAGATGGCttcttctttcaatttttctttttatgtgtatatgaatgttttgcctgcatgcatatctgtgtaccatgtgtgtgcagtacacacagaggtcagaagaggatattggataCCCTGGGCCTGGAGTTATAGAGGATTGTGAGCCACTATTTGGATTCTGGAAATTGAAACCAAGTACTTTAGaaggccagccagtgctcttacctgctgagccaactccccagtccTGAGATGATTTCTTAGGCACATCTAGCCCCGATAGCCTAAGAGTTGACCTAGCCCAAAGTGAAGGTGAAGGATCTTGAACTCCCAAGACAAAGAGACTGACTTCGGGTTTGGCATGACCTCTCTCTGACCTTAGCTTTCCTCGCTGGTGAAAGGAGTGCCTAAGTTCCGATTCCAGGATGGATAGTTAGGACCATTTCTTCCTTTGGGGGTGAACTGTAGAGAGGCGGAGTAATGAGGTCAGGAAAGCTTTGCTGAACTTATGGCATGTCGGGGACTTAACCAGGCCACACAAGTGTGCAATGCCCTGTACACTGTGCACTATGGTCACTGTGGCATCCACAGAGCAAGAATTCTGTTGCCCATTAAGTCTTTGGAAGTAACCTGACTAGGGGACGTTGTCTGTGGAGGTAGGTGAGGCAGGAAGTCTTCATCTCTGCCTGAAGAATGGCAGCTTGCTTACTTTTCTGGCAACCTTCAGGATTTGTCTTGGGCAAACCTTCCCTGCAGCAGCCAGTTCCTTAAAGCCCAGACACAAACTAGACATCCCTTCCCTGAAGCTCTTCAGCAGCTTCCTGTTTAAAGTACGGAGGCCTTGAGGAAGCTGAAGAGACTGTCAGGGCTgatttcttcccctctctttctttggaCCCTCTGCTTTAGCATGTGGGAGTGTGGTTAGCTCCCCAAGGGGTACCAGCTCTCATCCAAAAGTTGCAAGCCTGTGCCTGCACCCATCTGCAATGCAAGATCCCCTTCTCCTGGCTCACATCCCAACCATCCTCCTGACCTAATCCCTAAGCAACCATTGAACATATTTCATGTATCTGgtgtgttcttttcttctcttttgtgatGCTAGGATCTGGAGTCAGGACCTTGAATACGTTAAACAAGCACTTTTCTGTTGAGCTACATTAccagcctgcctgtctgtctgtctgcctgcctgcctgcctgcctgcccaactttctgtttgtttgacatAGGGTCTAACTAAATTATATAAGTttacctcaaactcactatctaGTTCTGGCCTTGAGTTTCAATTCtcaacttcttttttgtttgtttgtttggttggttttctgtggcagggtttctctgtgtaacagtcttgactttctcagaactcactctgtagaactcacagagatctgcctgcctctgtctcccaagttctggaaataaaggtgtgtgccacgatGCCCAGCTTAATTCTCAACTTCTGGAGTAGCTGAGATTAGAGATGTATGCTACTGTGCCCACCCTGGTAAAACCTCCAGGCTTGTTCTGAGTGCAGGCATTTTTATCTTACACAAATGTCGCTGTGATATATAGTACATTATGTTTCCTTTTCCAACTCCATGTTAGGGTCATAAGACCCTTCATGTTACATACCAGATGtctgggacacacctttaatcccagcactcaggaggcagaggcaggtggatctctgtgagttgaggccagcctggtctgcctagtgagttctaggatggacaaagctacatagtaagaccctgtctggaaaacaaacaaacaaaaataataaccatGAAAAAGATTTTTCATGTTACAATGTTCTCAGTCATTTGTTACAATGGATGAACACCTGTCCAGTTACTTCTGGGCTTGGTATTGATGGCTCCAACTTCCCCGCTTCACAAATAGCACGTGTCAAGCATCTTGACACCTGTGCCCTCAGTTGGACTCTTTTTAGGAGAGATTGTCTGCTCTCCAGATTAACCTGCCCAGCTGGCACCTCTTCCACAGTGCTCAGGACCGTCGCAACCCTCCTGCCCTCTGTGTTTGCCCACCTGCCAGGCAATCGTTACTCCTCTGTCTACCCAGAAGGCCGCGGTTGCAGTGTCTCTTTATGTTCGCCGTATTTTGAATTTTCTCCTTCATATATCGTCTAAGTCTCTGCTCATTCTTCTATTGAATTCACTGCATTTTGTTGGTTTGAATATTTACTTACACACTCTGTGCATAAGTAAACGCtttattgattttctctttttcctgactGATGTTAGACACTGTTTATCCCtggccttccttctcttcctcaaacATGTTAGCTCATCCGTGGTGGGGCCTTTGTCCTGGCTcatcccccccccttctcccattAGGCTCTTCTCTGAGTCGTTTGCAGGCAGGCTTTTCAATATTATTTCCCAGATAAAATCTCCTTAGACACATCCCGACTCCATGACATCATCCAGTTTGCTAAGCATGGTGCCTTACTAACTCAGAACTTGAGCTCTTATTGGTTACTTGTCCACCCTTGGCCTTGTTGGCTGAATAAGATGTAGTCAGGTTTACTCACTGCTTAGCATCAGCCTCTTGAGTGCCAAGTCGGGCGCACGGGAGGTCCTCAAACAATATCGACCGAGTGAATGAATCAGCACACACCAGTCATGGACTGAAGGGAGGAATCATTCAAGGACAGGCTTAAGAGTGATGTACTTCCAGTGACACATCAAATGACAGGTTCACGTTTATTGTGTTTTAcgaatgatctttttaaaaatttattttatttttttaattgtgtctctgtgtttgtgtgtgcatgtgtgtgcaggtgcactcCAAGATCAGGAGAAAGCAAAggttcccagaactggagttataggcacttgtgagaactgaactctgggcccctctgcaagagcatcaagcagtcaacggctgagccatctctccatcctctttaTGGATTATCTTGTTAGTCttgataatattttataagataGGTATTATTTTCCCGTTCATGAGGTGAGGAAGCTGAAGTTGACAAATGAGGTGTTGGCAATTAGAAAGCAGCAAAGAAGAACCCGGGGGGCCCAGGGATCGGCCATAGAGTTGGAAGCATTCAGCCAGCTTTAGGGAGAAGGTAAAGAGGACAAGGCTGCTGCCTGCGGTGTCTTTTCAGACACTAGTGAGGCCCAGAGATCAGGTCAGGCCTCCGTGAGAAAGCCAAGCTCCGGAGACTGCAGCCACATCACGTTCTCTTTCTCCTGTCGCCCGGCAGAGACCGTGTGGCGCGGATAGGCCTGGGCGTGATCTTGAACCTGGCAAAGGAACGCGAACCGGTGGAGCTGGCACGGAGCGTCGCGGGCATCTTGGAGCACATGTTCAAGCACTCGGAGGAGACGTGCCAGCGCCTGGTGGCTGCCGGCGGTCTGGACGCGGTGCTGTACTGGTGCCGCCGCACCGACCCGGCGCTACTGCGCCACTGCGCCCTGGCGCTGGCGAATTGCGCTCTGCACGGGGGGCAGGCGGTGCAGAGATGCATGGTGGAGAAGCGCTCCGCCGAGTGGCTCTTCCCTCTTGCCTTCTCCAAGGAGGACGAGCTGCTGCGGCTGCATGCCTGCCTGGCGGTGGCGGTGTTGGCTACCAACAAGGAGGTGGAGCGCGAGGTCGAGCACTCTGGCACGCTAGCGCTCGTCGAGCCACTCGTGGCATCCCTGGACCCCGGCCGCTTTGCCCGCTGCCTGGTGGACGCCAATGACACAAGGCAGGGTCGCGGACCGGATGACCTACAAAGCCTGGTGCTGCTGCTCGATTCGTCGCGTTTGGAGGCTCAGTGCATCGGGGCTTTCTATCTGTGTGCTGAGGCTGCCATCAAGAGCCTACAGGGCAAGACCAAGGTACTGATGTAGAGGAGGTGGCTCAAGGGTTAGAGAGAGTCTGGGAAGGTTTCTCAGAGGAAGCGATCTGCAACTGGGGTTTGAGTACTAGTAAGAATGAAGGGTCGCATAGACAGCAATATGGAACATGTCTGCAGAGTCAGATaggtctctgtgactttgaggctagcctggcctacatattgagttccaggtagggcttaaaaagaaaaagtataaggACTTAGACAAAGCAATCAGAAGGTAGAGGGACCAGTCGTTTGGGCCTTGAAGACAAGGCTCAACGCTGAACTTGGTCTTTGGGGACAAGAGAAGGTACTGAGAAGTTTTAAAATAGGAGACCCTCGATTTTTACAAAAAACAACCTGGCTGCTGTAGAAGTGGGGGTGACAAGGGTAGCTCGAGGctgttgtgagtgctgggaaggcaaacagagaaagtggaggaaggaaggaatgtggACTATcgcagagagaagcagacagattAGGGATTCATGCTTGGGAAGGGGCGAGGGGGCTGATGGTGCTTCTTGGCCAAGAACATGAGGCGGTAAACTGGGTGGAGATCacaggggaagagggaaagaccCGCGGGCACTACTGAGCCTGGGGTGCCCAGCAGAGGTTCAGTTGGCAGCTAAGCCACCTGCATCTAGAGTCTGGGAAAGAGATGACCCCCGGAGAAAGAGGACCTCGATGTAAATGGCGGTCACCTGAGTCACAAAGGGTCCCTATGGCCAAGATTTAAACCACAGCCTTTGCCTGCTTCCCGACTTACCGTGACCTTGGGCAGCTAGCTTTCCCCCTCTGGAACACGTTTTGGCTTTTTGTAAAATTGAAGGAGTCACTGGAATGCATGGAGGAGTCTCTGATCTATCTGGATTCCTATGATTTAGTGGGGTTCCAATCAAGCTAGAAAAAAACTAAGGGTTTAGGAACACTTCCGATGTGGGAGTTTGGAGTATGGGATTTAGGGTCTGCTGCCACCTAGCGTCCATATTGAGGCTTTATTTCAGGGCGGATGGGCGTGGAAGTTGGAGCTCATAATCAACAGTGGATGCGTTTCAGGAGGGAAACTGCATGGGGGACGGAGGAGAAAGGACTACACGCGTGACTTAGTAATCAAGGCTAGGACAGTTTGTGGGCCTTTCCTCAGAAGAGATATGGGACTGGGCACGTCTGGTGGCAGCTGGGGAGCTGAGAACCTTAGGCTCCCTCATCCATCCTCCTTCCTAAGGTGTTCAGCGACATCGGTGCCATCCAGAGCTTGAAACGCGTAGTTTCTTACTCCACTAATGGCACCACGTCGGCGCTGGCGAAGCGCGCGCTGCGCCTGTTGGGCGAGGAGGTACCCCGGCGCATCCTGCCCTGCGTGGCCAGCTGGAAGGAGGCCGAAGTCCAGACCTGGCTGCAACAGATCGGCTTTTCTCAGTACTGCGAGAACTTTCGGGTAAAGCCACGGGCAGTCATCTCCCCCTACACCAAGTGGGCGCATTCCTGACGGGCGTGCGGCTGCTGGGGGCGTCCTGAGCACAGGCGTCCGCGTGCCCTGTAGGCCTCACGCCAGCAGCGCCACCGCGGCCTTTTAGGGGTGGGAAACCCTCAGTTAGCCACCCTCAGAGTCCCATCGGcttccaccaccacctcctgttCCTTTCCCTTGCATCTTGCGCTGTGGGgcggagggaggagaaggagagccttcctcacctctccccctcccccaggatcAGCAGGTAGATGGTGACCTGCTTCTACGGCTTACAGAGGAAGAACTCCAGACAGACCTGGGCATGAAATCGAGCATTACCCGCAAGAGGCAAGGAGCCCCCAGTCAGTCCAACCCAGTCTCCCCCTCTGCCACCAGCCCATGCTTAGCATCAAAACGGTAACATCGTTTTCTACCTGCTGGGCAGGTTCTTTAGGGAGCTCACGGAGCTCAAGACCTTTGCCAGCTACGCTACATGCGACCGCAGCAACCTAGCAGACTGGCTAGGCAGCCTGGACCCTCGCTTCCGCCAGTACACCTACGGCCTGGTCAGCTGCGGCCTGGATCGCTCCCTGTTGCACCGCGTGTCAGAGCAGCAGCTCCTGGAGGACTGTGGCATCCGCCTGGGGGTGCATCGCTCACGTATCCTCTCTGCAGCCCGAGGTAAGCGTGCCCACATGGGAACCCCACCCGACTCCAGCTCCAATCCTGAAAGGGAGGGGCGGCCCCGGCTGGAGAATCTACCTCCCTGAGGTGTGAGCATCTGACTGAGTTGGACTGACTTTGAGGATGGAAAGATGAGCCTGTGGCCTTTTGCCCTTAAGAAGTCCTCCACCTGAGATGGGTACCAGGGAGGGAGATAGGAGGTATACAATCAGCAGGTGGCCGTGGTAGGAAGTATTCCCAGGACTCCTGTGGGAGCTCAGAGGAATCACTGCCTGTCTTGGTCACCCAAGTTCAGACGTGAAGAGGAGGAGGTGTTGTCCAGGTTTtgagggatgggggggggcagggagaacaggaagggcaacaggcaggcagggctAGCTTTAGCAAGAATAAGAACAGGTAGGGCAGTACGTGGGTGCCACTGAAGGGCACTGGTGGTTTGGGGAAGAGATGTGAGAGTTGGGGGAAGACTTGCCCTAGTATCCGGCAGCCTACACAGCCTGGGTTCTGGCAGTACATCCCAGCAGAGCCTAGGGCACTGGCAGTCTCCTTTTCTCACTGGCTTCTTTCATTGGACAGTTGCtctttggctagctcttacatgtccATAACTGTGTATTCTAGGTATCACagttttttaaagactgattttTACTTTGTATATGAGAGTTtgagtgggtatgtgtgtgtacctcatGAGCTTCTGATGCCCATAGCAAccagaagagggggctggagagatggctcagaggttaagagcactgtctgctcttccagagatcatgagttcaattcccagcaaccacatggtggctcacaaccatctataatgggatctggcgccctcttctggcctgcagacacacatgcaaacagaatactgtatacataataaataaaatcttaaaaaaaaaaaaagcagactagAGCATCAGAGCCACTatgactggagttacaaatggttgtgagccaccttgtaaTGCCAGAgactggacctgggtcctctcgAAGacctgcaagtgctcttaacttctgagtcatctctccagctcttgtaGTAAGTTTTTAATGTATAATCTCATAACTGAGTGTGGAAttatgcacctgtaaccccagcacttgggaggcagaggcaggagaattactgaaagttcaagactagcttggtctacatatgGAGTCCAGGGCCATCCAAGGCCGCGTGaagcaatcctgtctcaaaaaacaaacagaccacAAGATAACCCGCTTATTTCTATAACCATTCTATCTAGTAGGAGTTCAGTATGttaaatcaacttttaaaaaacttttaaagaacagTAAGAGGTAAGGTGGCTCCGTGGGCAAAAGTTCTTGTGACTAAGCCCTGAGATCAATCTCCATGACTTACACTGTCGGAGAGGATACACTCCCCcaagttgccctctggcctccacaggctccgTGGCACCCCACCccatgaatatataaatgtaagaaaacatttttttttgaaagagacctgaacttgaaaaataaacataccAGCGTCCAGCTTGAGGTATTTTGAAAAGTGTGCCCTGTGCAATCAAATGTTTCTATCATAGGCTTTCGTTTTagagataataaaatgaaaataaaagaatttaaaaacatttcccaaGATTATAAAAGCCATTAAATGACTGGGATCTGAGCCcactgtttgatttttctttctgcatcGTAAGCAGACAAATGTGTGTGGTGTTAACTATGGATATTATTAGAAGATGAGTCCGTTTCATTTATCCTTCTGTTCAACAAGAACTGCTAAGCATTGACATGGCGCTGGGGACTGTCTCATCTGCCTCAAGAAGGTCAGCTTTTATCTTTTAGCTCCCAATGAAACTCCACgatttcttttgttgctgttgcttgtttgttttgctttgtttcattttttgagacagaatctctctatgGAGCCTCAGaacagactggccctgaacttcaGAGATtgacccgcctctgcctcccacttgctAAGGCTAAAGGCATCCAGCTAagatttccttctctctttctctctctctctctctctctctctctctctctctctctctctctgtaagaaGGCAAAAATAATTGTTACTCTGAGGAATAAAGAAGCTGCAgtcttcactttttgttttgtttagttttattaatgaattaattttgtggcagggtttctctcctagagctggctctgtagaccaggctggccttgaactcaagatccacCTAtccccgggggctggagagatggctcagaggtaaagagcactggctgctcttccagaggtcctgagttcaattcccagcaaccacatggtggctcacagccatctgtaataagatctggtgtcctcttctgtactGCAAGATACATGCAGAAAGAgccctgtatacataataaataaaaatctttaaaaaaaaaaaaaagatccacctatccctgcctccgcctcccaggATCAAAGGTGGCGTGctcaccacatctggctgttttgttattttatatgtgtatggttTGTTTGTATGtcttgtgggtgggtgtgtgttcCTGCACGTGGAATCCAGAGGCCAGTGTTGAGGTGtcttctttctctattgctcaacactgtgttttgttttgagacagggtctcactacgcaGCCCCTCAACCTAGAACTCAATAAAtagaccaaggctggcctcagactgatagagctctcacctctgcctctcagtgctgggctCTAAGGCATGCCACCACAGCTAcatcattttttgagacaagatctctcacttaATCCAGAACTCCCCAATTGACTAAGCTTGACAACTGGCTCTGGGGGTCCCCctttccccaccctcctcccttccgCAGTGCCAGGGttgcaggtgtgaaccaccatgcacGATTTACATTTTTCACGTTttattgtctttgtgtgtgtatggtattgCAGTCAAGCCAATGGCCTTGCACTTGAGAAGCACGTGTTTCTCTTCTGAGCCACATTCCCTGGCCATGCATGGTTTCTTATCTTattacacttgtgtgtgtgtcagtattgGGGGGCAAGCATGCCATAGCACCCATGTGGACGTTCAAAGTCAGCTTTGGTCACTTGGTTCTCTCCTGGCCACCGGAGTTCCCGGATTTGGACTCAGGTTGGCAGACTTGATGGCAAGTGTCTtttaccgctgagccatcttcctggcccatgcagttttttgttttggttttgattttttcatAGGGGCAATGACCTACTCAGAGGGCAATTTTAGGGAGATCCCTCTGGTGATGTGGCACGTGGAGAgctgtattagttagggtttcttttttttttaatatttatttatttatttattatgtatacaatgttctgtctgtgtgtatgtctgcaggccagaagagggcaccagacctcattacagatggttgtgagccaccatgtggttgctgggaattgaactcaggacctttggaaaagcaggcaatgctcttaaccactgagccatctctccagcccttagttagggtttctattgctgagagaTGACATGACACAGCAACTTGTATAAGGAGCATTGGAgtggctggtttacagttcagaggttcagtctattgtcaccatggtgggaaacatggcggcgtgcaggcagacctggtgctggctACAACTTGATCAGAAAGTGGGCTGAGATATGGGCAGTATCTTGAACACAAGCGATGGCAAAACCTgtctccatagtgacacactccctccaacaaggccacccttactccaacaaagccacacctccttatagtgcctctccctatgagattatggggccacttgcattcaaactgccacaggaGCCCATTGAGGAGGCTGGTGCCGGACACCTGCAGCAGGGAGTCCCAGATGTTGAGTAAACCGAAGGGAAACTCCATACAATTAGTCCTGTGCTGACTACTGCACAGCAGCGCCACGAGGGTGGAGTTTGCTCTGTTTCGTTTCCTGCTGTATTCCTAGCACTGAGGCTGACAGCCAGCATCCTGTACAAGCTTAGTGAATTAGATGATCCTGGCTGGGAGCAATGTGACTCTCTCTCCCGCTCtcgtgtgtgtcagtgtgtatgcgtgtcagcatgtgtatgtgtcagtgtgtatgcatgtcagtgtgta from Microtus ochrogaster isolate Prairie Vole_2 chromosome 7, MicOch1.0, whole genome shotgun sequence encodes:
- the Sarm1 gene encoding sterile alpha and TIR motif-containing protein 1, which produces MVLTLLFSAYKLCRFFAMSSPRSGADRLTVPGQDRNGSASPWWAAGRGSREVSPGVGTEVQGALERSLPELQQALSELKQASAARAVGAGLAEVSQLVEEAWLLPAVGREVAQGLCDAIRLDGGLDLLLRLLQAPELETRVQAARLLEQILVAENRDRVARIGLGVILNLAKEREPVELARSVAGILEHMFKHSEETCQRLVAAGGLDAVLYWCRRTDPALLRHCALALANCALHGGQAVQRCMVEKRSAEWLFPLAFSKEDELLRLHACLAVAVLATNKEVEREVEHSGTLALVEPLVASLDPGRFARCLVDANDTRQGRGPDDLQSLVLLLDSSRLEAQCIGAFYLCAEAAIKSLQGKTKVFSDIGAIQSLKRVVSYSTNGTTSALAKRALRLLGEEVPRRILPCVASWKEAEVQTWLQQIGFSQYCENFRDQQVDGDLLLRLTEEELQTDLGMKSSITRKRFFRELTELKTFASYATCDRSNLADWLGSLDPRFRQYTYGLVSCGLDRSLLHRVSEQQLLEDCGIRLGVHRSRILSAAREMLHSPLPCAGSKASGDTPDVFISYRRSSGSQLASLLKVHLQLHGFSVFIDVEKLEAGKFEDKLIQSVMAARNFVLVLSAGALDKCMQDHDCKDWVHKEIVTALSCGKNIVPIIDGFEWPEPQALPEDMQAVLTFNGIKWSHEYQEATIEKIIRFLQGRPSQDSSAGSDTSLEGTAPIGLP